From a region of the Sphingopyxis sp. YR583 genome:
- a CDS encoding RNA polymerase sigma factor, protein MDFAESSIDACDLYAVEDRHDGKCRRGQASNGRGERSRWLLREVTPHESDLRRFLGHRGHAHDSDDIVQQCYLSMLAIESVTHIKNPRHYLFAVARSVIHSIGRRLQIVDIGYHGDMTAFNIADETVATERSVDARLSLARIDAAIAAMPERRRAIVHLRQHEQVSGSAVAERFGVGETTIRNELSRALADMRRACEPDWNDEVLAELA, encoded by the coding sequence ATGGACTTTGCGGAAAGCTCGATCGATGCGTGCGATTTGTACGCAGTGGAGGATCGCCATGACGGCAAATGCCGTCGAGGTCAGGCCTCAAATGGCCGTGGCGAACGCAGCCGATGGTTGCTTCGCGAGGTCACGCCGCACGAGTCGGACCTGCGCCGATTCCTGGGCCATCGGGGACATGCCCACGATAGCGACGACATCGTCCAGCAATGTTATTTATCGATGCTCGCCATTGAGAGCGTAACCCATATCAAAAATCCCAGGCACTATCTGTTCGCGGTAGCACGCTCGGTCATCCATTCGATTGGGCGTCGGCTTCAGATCGTTGATATCGGCTATCATGGGGACATGACTGCGTTCAACATCGCTGACGAAACCGTTGCGACAGAGCGAAGCGTTGACGCGCGGCTCTCGCTCGCTCGTATTGATGCCGCCATCGCCGCGATGCCCGAACGCCGGCGTGCAATTGTCCACCTTCGCCAGCACGAGCAAGTTTCCGGCAGCGCTGTAGCGGAGCGATTTGGCGTCGGTGAGACCACAATACGAAATGAGTTGTCGCGCGCGTTGGCCGACATGAGACGGGCGTGCGAGCCGGACTGGAATGATGAGGTTTTGGCTGAGCTAGCATAG
- a CDS encoding MBL fold metallo-hydrolase, whose amino-acid sequence MLPLLPPTEDYNRPPDPDEIEVTIIGPGFGETALVHIGDGQWIAIDSCTHGDDPAPAALRYFSDIGVDPASVFLIVVSHWDDDHIRGMADLATHCANARIAMSKAFIDKDFAAYVATHDAPLTQCVRAGVREIRRLLTVLKTTERTSILTATADRRIYDPSSLPMSHGEPVEIWTLAPCDYETDNFLLWAAAQMPSEGETRRVATRRLRNDLSVAVHLSIGDDAILLGGDLEEEQDPLTGWSAVLASTGRPQARAGLFKVPHHGSHTGEHPGVWSDMLAPEPVALVAPFRNGNVSLPAASDVTRISAYTPHAYASANLKALAPPPLDRMVQKTVELVAKRFTTIKPAMGLVRARKKAGSGAPWTVETFGEAAPLARVR is encoded by the coding sequence TTGCTGCCGCTTTTACCGCCGACTGAAGACTATAACCGGCCGCCGGACCCCGACGAGATCGAAGTCACCATCATCGGTCCCGGCTTCGGCGAGACGGCCCTCGTCCATATCGGCGACGGGCAGTGGATCGCGATCGACAGCTGCACGCACGGCGACGATCCCGCGCCCGCCGCGCTGCGCTATTTCTCGGACATCGGCGTCGATCCCGCCTCGGTCTTCCTCATCGTCGTGTCGCACTGGGACGACGACCATATCCGCGGGATGGCCGATCTCGCGACCCACTGCGCCAATGCGCGGATCGCCATGTCGAAGGCCTTTATCGACAAGGATTTCGCCGCCTATGTCGCGACTCACGATGCGCCCCTGACGCAGTGCGTCCGTGCCGGCGTGCGGGAAATCCGCAGATTGCTGACGGTGCTGAAAACGACCGAACGCACGTCGATCCTCACCGCGACGGCCGACCGCCGCATTTACGATCCATCGAGCCTTCCGATGTCGCATGGCGAACCGGTCGAGATCTGGACGCTCGCACCCTGCGATTATGAGACCGACAATTTTCTCCTCTGGGCGGCGGCGCAGATGCCCAGCGAGGGCGAAACGCGGAGGGTGGCAACCAGGCGCCTTCGTAACGACCTGTCGGTCGCGGTGCATCTGTCGATCGGCGACGACGCGATCCTGCTCGGCGGAGACCTCGAGGAGGAACAGGATCCGCTGACCGGCTGGAGCGCCGTCCTCGCCTCGACGGGCCGCCCGCAGGCCCGCGCGGGCCTCTTCAAGGTGCCGCATCATGGCTCGCACACGGGCGAGCATCCGGGTGTCTGGAGCGACATGCTCGCGCCCGAGCCGGTCGCGCTCGTCGCGCCGTTCCGCAACGGCAATGTCAGCCTGCCTGCCGCCAGCGACGTCACGCGTATCTCGGCCTATACGCCGCACGCCTATGCGAGCGCGAATCTCAAGGCGCTGGCGCCGCCACCGCTCGACCGGATGGTGCAGAAGACCGTCGAGCTCGTCGCCAAGCGCTTTACGACGATAAAGCCGGCGATGGGCCTGGTGCGCGCACGGAAGAAGGCGGGAAGCGGCGCGCCCTGGACGGTCGAGACGTTCGGTGAGGCGGCGCCGCTCGCCCGCGTCCGCTAG
- a CDS encoding AAA family ATPase → MSPRLFVQSGVRRPHGVDADEALILLRDDWNDFGFQTLFDLWYKTGDRVEEIGSVRILRAGQEEGRSPLFDGEQPGGQLGDDYVSLGNNVDYYLRLLDLGIASSVRPALNDLTASPDLRRAFETEKGLRVSLYRSKVRPEEFYDEIDRMFGAGGRPPDDRHFTFSFVPQAGDPPLVFDFDVGTVAAGQGLQRPSRRAMVLVGANGVGKTSLLARIARVAYAPPAERTDVAVDGMILEPVAFPNIVAVSYSPFDSFEPPRLHAETEAEVEQQYSEGRGRYIYLGLRDLSLLGSDGMAAPRLVTQEELADAFAENIMRIRERNRMPLFARSLDPVLREQSFMRYVGVPPIDKEDELTADELSEMRLAGLLGEDPKALFARLSSGHKIILHQLAGLTANLQRHGLALIDEPETHLHPPLLAALMSSIRRLLGRLNAYAIVATHSPVVVQEALAAQVLILSGREPTIAMPPQIETYGENVGALTREVFGYHPTAGDYRDVLDSLVKRSETVEEVEAFLGADLSGQALAHVIAALARKNGQGGGKARD, encoded by the coding sequence ATGAGCCCGAGGCTGTTCGTCCAGAGCGGTGTGCGCCGGCCGCATGGCGTCGATGCGGACGAAGCGCTCATTCTCCTTCGCGACGATTGGAACGATTTCGGTTTCCAGACCCTGTTCGACCTCTGGTACAAGACGGGCGACCGCGTCGAGGAGATCGGGTCGGTTCGCATCTTGCGCGCCGGTCAGGAAGAAGGGCGTTCGCCGCTCTTCGACGGCGAGCAGCCGGGCGGGCAGCTCGGAGACGACTATGTCTCGCTCGGCAACAATGTCGACTATTATCTGCGGCTGCTCGACCTAGGCATCGCTTCGTCGGTGCGCCCGGCGCTCAACGACCTGACAGCGAGTCCGGATCTGCGCAGGGCCTTCGAGACCGAAAAGGGCCTGCGGGTGTCGCTCTATCGTTCGAAGGTCCGCCCCGAGGAATTTTACGACGAAATCGACCGGATGTTCGGCGCGGGCGGCCGCCCGCCCGATGATCGCCACTTCACTTTCTCCTTCGTGCCGCAGGCCGGCGATCCGCCGCTCGTCTTCGATTTCGATGTCGGAACCGTGGCCGCGGGGCAGGGGCTGCAGCGGCCTTCGCGCCGCGCCATGGTGCTCGTGGGGGCCAATGGCGTCGGCAAGACGAGCCTGCTCGCGCGGATCGCGCGCGTCGCCTATGCGCCGCCGGCCGAGCGGACCGATGTCGCCGTCGACGGGATGATCCTCGAACCCGTCGCCTTCCCGAACATCGTCGCCGTCTCCTACAGTCCCTTCGACAGTTTCGAACCGCCACGGCTCCATGCCGAGACCGAGGCCGAGGTCGAGCAGCAATATAGCGAGGGCCGCGGGCGATATATCTATCTCGGATTGCGCGACCTCAGCCTGCTCGGCTCGGACGGCATGGCGGCGCCGCGTCTCGTGACCCAGGAGGAACTGGCCGACGCCTTTGCCGAAAATATCATGCGCATCCGCGAGCGCAATCGCATGCCGCTGTTCGCCCGGAGCCTCGATCCGGTGCTGCGCGAGCAATCCTTCATGCGCTACGTGGGCGTGCCGCCGATCGACAAGGAAGACGAACTCACCGCCGACGAACTTTCCGAGATGCGCCTCGCAGGATTGCTGGGCGAGGATCCGAAGGCGCTCTTCGCCCGCCTGTCGAGCGGGCACAAGATCATACTCCACCAGCTTGCCGGGCTGACCGCCAATCTGCAGCGGCACGGCCTCGCGCTGATCGACGAACCCGAAACCCATCTCCATCCGCCGCTGCTCGCGGCGCTCATGTCCTCCATCCGGCGGCTGCTCGGGCGGCTGAACGCCTATGCGATCGTCGCGACCCATTCACCCGTCGTCGTGCAGGAGGCGCTGGCGGCGCAGGTCCTGATCCTGTCGGGGCGCGAGCCGACGATCGCCATGCCGCCGCAGATCGAAACCTATGGCGAGAATGTCGGCGCGCTGACCCGCGAGGTGTTCGGCTATCATCCGACCGCAGGCGATTATAGGGACGTCCTCGACAGTCTCGTGAAGCGTTCGGAGACGGTCGAAGAGGTCGAGGCCTTTCTCGGCGCCGACCTCTCGGGTCAGGCGCTTGCGCATGTGATCGCGGCGCTCGCGCGCAAAAACGGGCAGGGCGGCGGCAAGGCGCGCGACTGA
- a CDS encoding DUF2235 domain-containing protein: MTERNIVLCLDGTSNEWAKDLTNVAKLTYAMLKDPARQHIFYNPGLGTMAAPGYPLPLGNAAARGAGLAFGYGIKDDLAEAYKFIMNHWRPGDHLYLFGFSRGAYTARALASLLRLYGVAMPGNEAMVPYLVRMLWSLRGDDHDIRKERYDQARRFKRSLALPCRPHFVGVWDTVSSVGWVGSPVALPFTRVNEDIAIFRHAVAIDERRAFFRTNLFQASPGQSVSQLWFPGDHCDVGGGHPEEESGLSKYALEWMATEAAGAGLVIDRPRLDELLWRSGGAGSQPTPGAMRHESLTLRWRPFEYAEKWHWDNRTGQRTRRQNRGRRRSMLAAPLVHPVAWEIAGYADRLPSDAVKLDWPLPEKPNP; the protein is encoded by the coding sequence GTGACCGAACGCAATATCGTGCTTTGCCTCGACGGCACCTCGAACGAATGGGCGAAGGACCTCACCAATGTCGCAAAGCTGACCTATGCGATGCTGAAGGACCCGGCACGCCAGCATATCTTCTATAACCCCGGGCTCGGGACCATGGCGGCGCCAGGCTATCCGCTGCCGCTCGGCAATGCGGCGGCGCGCGGAGCCGGGCTCGCCTTCGGCTACGGCATCAAGGACGACCTCGCCGAGGCCTATAAGTTCATCATGAACCACTGGCGCCCCGGCGACCATCTCTACCTCTTCGGGTTCAGCCGCGGAGCCTATACGGCGCGTGCACTCGCGTCGCTCCTTCGCCTCTATGGCGTGGCGATGCCGGGGAACGAGGCGATGGTTCCCTATCTTGTCCGCATGCTCTGGAGCCTGCGCGGCGACGATCATGACATCCGCAAGGAGCGCTACGACCAGGCCCGACGCTTCAAGCGCAGCCTCGCGCTTCCCTGCCGGCCGCATTTTGTCGGCGTATGGGATACGGTGTCGTCGGTGGGCTGGGTCGGCTCTCCCGTTGCGCTCCCGTTCACGCGAGTCAATGAGGATATCGCCATCTTCCGCCACGCGGTCGCGATCGACGAACGTCGCGCCTTTTTCCGGACCAACCTCTTTCAGGCCTCGCCAGGGCAGAGTGTGTCGCAGCTCTGGTTCCCGGGCGATCATTGCGATGTCGGCGGCGGGCATCCCGAGGAGGAAAGCGGCCTCTCGAAATATGCGCTCGAGTGGATGGCCACCGAAGCCGCCGGCGCCGGCCTCGTCATCGACCGCCCGCGGCTCGACGAACTTCTCTGGCGCTCGGGCGGAGCAGGATCCCAGCCGACGCCCGGCGCGATGCGGCACGAGTCGCTGACGCTTCGCTGGCGGCCGTTCGAATATGCCGAAAAATGGCACTGGGACAACAGGACGGGCCAGCGCACCCGCCGCCAGAACCGGGGACGGCGCAGATCCATGCTCGCGGCGCCGCTCGTCCATCCCGTCGCCTGGGAAATTGCGGGTTATGCCGACCGGCTTCCCAGCGATGCGGTCAAACTGGATTGGCCGCTGCCGGAGAAGCCCAACCCATGA
- a CDS encoding RNA polymerase sigma factor: MFRHHDTMGSRAKSGDDSLEGVYRDKRKLVQSLARKGGDEDAEDVVQDAFMKSVEAEQSRPLKSAAAFVMAVTRNTVIDRLRRRAFRSTIISETSDLDVVAIDASPDPERSVIASDRLARTMAIIERLPDRQREVLFLHRFESLSYGEIAKRLGISSRTAEGHLATALKRISSELDQNDPDGD, translated from the coding sequence TTGTTTCGCCATCATGACACCATGGGGAGTAGAGCGAAATCCGGCGACGATTCGCTTGAGGGCGTTTACCGCGACAAGCGGAAGCTCGTGCAGTCGCTCGCCCGAAAAGGGGGCGACGAGGACGCCGAGGATGTGGTCCAGGACGCTTTCATGAAATCCGTGGAAGCCGAACAATCGCGTCCCCTTAAATCGGCCGCGGCCTTCGTCATGGCAGTCACCCGCAACACCGTTATCGATCGCCTCCGCCGCCGCGCATTTCGCTCGACGATCATCTCGGAAACGTCCGATCTTGACGTTGTGGCGATCGACGCGAGCCCTGACCCGGAGCGCTCGGTCATTGCCTCTGATCGTCTGGCCAGAACGATGGCAATTATCGAACGGCTTCCGGACCGCCAGCGCGAGGTGCTATTCCTTCACCGCTTCGAAAGCCTGAGTTACGGGGAGATCGCCAAGCGACTTGGCATCAGCTCGCGGACTGCCGAGGGACATCTGGCGACCGCCCTGAAACGCATATCTTCCGAACTGGACCAAAATGATCCCGATGGCGACTAG
- a CDS encoding FecR family protein — MKFNDDVREEAANWFAALRRGPMTVEERTDYDEWRQSPVNQAALNSMHELWGELAALNPEAVKPQRSPARASRRWLPVAASVALMLGAGTIYLAWPGTEPTATQIATAVGEQRTTTMPDGSVITANVATRLAFADKHHERIVDLGEGEAVFFVRKDKSRPFLVRTEDYEVRAVGTAFNVRNREGLLDVAVIEGIVAIKALSGPREGQEIARITAGKRVSLGNAAALPPSTPILAAAIPSEGIAEWRTRTLDYEDAPISRVVEDLNLFFPRQVKLADPKLGDQRVTIRLQVEDRERALATLADLLGLKVNKGRDQETLSE, encoded by the coding sequence ATGAAGTTCAACGACGACGTAAGGGAAGAAGCTGCGAATTGGTTCGCTGCCCTTCGTCGTGGACCAATGACGGTCGAGGAGCGCACTGACTATGACGAATGGCGTCAGAGCCCGGTCAATCAGGCCGCACTGAACTCAATGCACGAGCTATGGGGAGAGCTTGCCGCGCTTAATCCCGAAGCCGTCAAACCGCAGCGGAGCCCGGCGCGGGCTTCCAGGCGTTGGTTGCCGGTCGCTGCCAGCGTCGCTCTGATGCTCGGTGCTGGCACGATCTACCTCGCTTGGCCTGGTACAGAGCCGACCGCTACCCAGATTGCGACGGCTGTGGGCGAGCAGCGCACGACGACCATGCCAGATGGCAGTGTCATCACAGCGAATGTCGCTACAAGGCTCGCCTTTGCCGATAAGCATCATGAGCGGATCGTTGATCTGGGCGAGGGCGAAGCCGTCTTTTTTGTCCGCAAGGACAAATCTCGGCCCTTCCTTGTGCGGACCGAAGATTATGAGGTGCGCGCCGTCGGTACGGCGTTCAATGTCCGAAATCGTGAAGGGCTGCTTGACGTCGCGGTTATTGAAGGAATCGTTGCGATCAAGGCTCTGTCAGGCCCACGTGAGGGGCAGGAGATCGCTCGGATCACGGCTGGTAAGCGCGTCTCGTTGGGTAACGCGGCCGCGCTTCCGCCATCGACGCCGATCTTGGCCGCTGCTATCCCGTCGGAAGGCATTGCCGAATGGCGCACGCGCACGCTCGATTACGAGGACGCCCCAATCTCGCGCGTTGTTGAAGACCTCAACCTCTTCTTTCCGCGGCAGGTCAAACTTGCCGATCCGAAGCTTGGAGATCAGCGAGTGACTATCCGGCTTCAGGTGGAAGATCGTGAGCGCGCGCTCGCAACTCTGGCGGATCTTCTGGGTCTCAAGGTGAACAAAGGTCGCGATCAGGAAACTCTCTCCGAATGA
- a CDS encoding HNH endonuclease — translation MHSLTYPIEKAGCPVAILRDTLGDKLSQAEMRKLGRLYLLYVKKRGLACRLKASTAFAGAQGDWLRSAYKATYKDKPLEWLRTALLAVAGNRCPSCGGTRPVELDHHLPKSEYAEYSVFPINLAAICGPCNKSKLAKVGATVETSFLHPYLDRIPEVAFLDAATHRSNGSYLLRFAFTGGAVTDPLLALRMKNQFGQIDMDASLAAEITELLSELACRFEDELEDPAGTPASPELVRAYLERSAKRVERQHRVGFWQAIMLRALANDASFCGGGYRSHLPR, via the coding sequence ATGCACTCGCTGACCTATCCCATCGAGAAGGCGGGGTGCCCCGTCGCGATCCTCCGCGATACGCTCGGCGACAAACTCTCGCAGGCCGAGATGCGCAAGCTTGGCCGCCTTTATCTTCTCTACGTCAAAAAGCGGGGTCTCGCCTGCCGGCTCAAAGCGTCGACCGCCTTCGCAGGAGCGCAGGGAGACTGGCTCCGGAGCGCCTACAAGGCAACCTATAAGGACAAGCCCCTCGAATGGCTGCGGACCGCGCTCCTCGCGGTCGCCGGCAATCGCTGTCCGAGCTGCGGGGGGACCCGTCCCGTCGAACTCGACCATCATCTGCCCAAGTCCGAATATGCGGAATATTCGGTCTTTCCGATAAATCTCGCCGCGATCTGCGGGCCGTGCAACAAGAGCAAGCTTGCGAAGGTCGGTGCCACGGTCGAGACCTCCTTTCTTCACCCTTATCTGGATCGCATCCCCGAGGTCGCTTTCCTCGATGCCGCGACCCACCGGTCGAACGGCAGCTACCTGCTTCGCTTCGCCTTCACCGGCGGCGCGGTTACCGATCCCTTACTGGCCCTGCGTATGAAGAACCAGTTCGGCCAGATCGACATGGACGCATCGCTCGCTGCCGAGATCACCGAGCTGTTGAGCGAGCTCGCCTGCCGGTTCGAGGACGAGCTGGAAGACCCCGCGGGCACCCCGGCCTCGCCCGAACTCGTCCGTGCCTATCTCGAGCGCAGCGCCAAGCGGGTCGAGCGTCAGCATCGCGTCGGTTTCTGGCAGGCGATCATGCTTCGCGCGCTCGCGAACGATGCCTCCTTCTGCGGCGGCGGTTATCGCAGCCATCTGCCGCGTTAG
- a CDS encoding lytic transglycosylase domain-containing protein: MAPLRWALLPVLLLAAGTPARADPVTRWRAHVEEASARFGVPAEWIETVMRAESGGRTTLAGAPIVSRAGAMGLMQLMPATWTDMRGRLGLGDDPHAPRDNILAGTLYLRLMYERFGYPGLFAAYNAGPARYAAVLAGRARLPAETRAYLADVAGRDGSSRPMRPVRDASPLAGAREASGAIFFLCSEPE; encoded by the coding sequence ATGGCGCCGCTGAGATGGGCGCTCCTGCCGGTCCTGCTCCTCGCTGCCGGGACGCCTGCGCGCGCGGACCCGGTGACGCGCTGGCGTGCGCATGTCGAGGAGGCGTCGGCACGGTTCGGGGTTCCCGCCGAATGGATCGAGACTGTGATGCGCGCGGAGAGCGGCGGGCGAACGACGCTGGCGGGCGCCCCGATCGTCAGCCGGGCGGGCGCGATGGGGCTGATGCAATTGATGCCCGCCACCTGGACCGATATGCGAGGGCGGCTCGGCCTCGGCGACGACCCCCATGCACCGCGCGACAATATATTGGCCGGGACGCTCTATTTGCGGCTGATGTACGAGCGGTTCGGATATCCCGGCCTGTTCGCCGCCTATAATGCCGGCCCGGCGCGCTATGCCGCGGTGCTGGCCGGGCGTGCGCGTCTACCGGCCGAAACGCGCGCCTATCTCGCCGACGTTGCGGGGCGTGACGGGAGTTCGCGGCCGATGCGACCTGTGCGAGACGCATCGCCGCTTGCCGGCGCGCGCGAGGCGTCCGGCGCCATCTTCTTCCTGTGTAGCGAGCCCGAATGA
- a CDS encoding TonB-dependent receptor has product MRKAGFKSGRLRLAAAISTAAVAVATTTPAAYAQGATQRFDIPEQQLSKALLQLGRQARISIAAPTTMTKGRMSKPVSGDMTAREALERLLAGSGLQFTFTSANAVRVTQAGNASGAANGGAQQVRAGQGQGVLVGSVRDYRTGAALKGARIEVVETGESTATGDLGDFRFARLPTGEVTLRITYLGFPEQTETVSVVGGLANRTDIYLGSGATTEIVVIGQVSARAQALNQERARENTSTIISDDLTGQFDGTTISDALRRASGVAFIPNGDTGEGANVIVRGLAPDFNTVTFNGVRLPEGGGLGRSPSLDNILADSVSKITINKTLLPSQDGSGTGGLVEIETKTPLDRPPTYVSVSLDHARSGKEFVEDTSMSGTASVRFGADKNFGISVSAQYRDKTLRSYSVSPSSVLLEYLPLRDDNNEPAQSFDFIDPRRTQPYDASATTFYASTLGVGSSENRIKNLSLNAAAAWDIGSHTLLNLDLFYSRAKTDTAGTNGIFVTNSGYELLPVDELNGEQRYAAVWQGADGRLTGSVARSVGFSKRSSETLVLNFKGETNVDSWQIKYRGGYTKGERKIPYAAGISNQSLSLSFSPDMLLPTISGNRIAGRIVSAFAPASLNAVDGPGLTEEGFNLLNNFQSINHFATQFNASAGKNERVMIAGDVKREFDGSALQYIQVGAFYEDSSNSFDTLESTRWIGFVPLSSLGIELDDGEVNPRYGNFRQLDVASAKAHFLKLYQGGSATGLNKRSSIIDPRTLEDGTSEQNLAAYLQSAMQLGKFDVIGGFRLERFNTSSTSLYGADIFDESGIEDIAFTEANRRLETLSASTTNILPRLMINFRPMENVVARFGYYTSIARPRIDLLNSQIQSTLLQQPIYGPNGNQPYLLVVQGNPDLKSATTQNFDISLEWYFDNVGAVKIGAFYKPTKNSIFSNPFIVSEEVLSDILPNDPRYDDPNIYVRFEKPENSKYKSWIWGLEASVERRLDFLGEALKDFRIYANAVYTKSRITSTFFYALSPTNSVVIDDLRYPSNPKFSGTVSARYTKGRLDANLTYTWQGRQTGAGVARGDFTNAISTLDARVQFETKLLGSDLRLFLEGADLLHGTGYAKVSFSNQFGPDAGYRYAEGYTGGRTLRAGMTVSF; this is encoded by the coding sequence ATGAGGAAAGCGGGCTTTAAAAGTGGGCGTTTGCGTCTGGCGGCGGCAATCAGCACGGCGGCTGTCGCTGTGGCAACGACAACGCCGGCTGCATATGCGCAGGGCGCAACGCAGCGTTTCGATATTCCTGAACAGCAGCTCAGCAAGGCGCTTCTCCAACTTGGACGCCAAGCACGCATCTCGATCGCGGCACCCACCACTATGACAAAAGGGCGAATGAGCAAACCGGTGTCGGGGGACATGACGGCTCGCGAAGCGCTTGAGCGCTTGCTCGCGGGGTCGGGCCTCCAGTTTACCTTCACGTCCGCAAATGCGGTACGGGTGACGCAAGCGGGAAACGCTTCCGGCGCCGCTAACGGTGGCGCGCAGCAGGTGCGAGCCGGGCAAGGGCAGGGTGTACTCGTCGGCTCGGTACGTGATTACAGGACAGGGGCTGCTCTCAAGGGCGCGCGGATCGAGGTAGTGGAAACCGGCGAGAGTACGGCGACGGGCGATCTCGGAGACTTCCGCTTTGCGCGGCTGCCGACCGGCGAGGTGACGCTGCGGATTACCTACTTGGGCTTCCCAGAGCAGACGGAAACCGTGTCGGTTGTAGGTGGGCTTGCCAATCGGACTGATATCTATCTGGGATCGGGCGCGACGACCGAGATCGTGGTCATCGGCCAAGTGTCGGCACGGGCTCAGGCGCTCAATCAGGAGCGCGCGCGCGAAAATACGTCGACGATCATTTCCGATGACTTGACGGGTCAGTTTGACGGCACAACAATTTCCGATGCCCTTCGGCGTGCGTCAGGGGTAGCCTTCATCCCGAACGGCGATACGGGTGAGGGCGCCAATGTCATTGTCCGTGGACTCGCTCCGGATTTTAACACGGTAACCTTCAACGGCGTGCGTCTCCCCGAGGGTGGCGGCTTGGGGCGTTCGCCTTCTTTAGACAATATTCTCGCCGACTCGGTATCCAAGATCACGATCAACAAGACGCTGCTTCCGAGCCAAGATGGCTCGGGAACCGGCGGCCTCGTGGAAATCGAGACAAAAACGCCGCTTGATCGTCCGCCGACCTACGTCAGTGTTTCCCTTGATCACGCGCGTTCGGGCAAGGAGTTCGTTGAAGATACATCGATGTCAGGGACCGCATCAGTGCGCTTTGGGGCCGACAAAAATTTCGGCATCAGCGTCTCGGCGCAATATCGTGACAAAACGCTTCGTAGCTATTCAGTTAGCCCGTCCAGCGTTCTCCTTGAGTATTTGCCTCTACGCGACGACAATAACGAGCCTGCCCAATCTTTCGATTTCATCGATCCTAGGCGGACGCAGCCGTATGATGCCTCGGCGACTACCTTCTACGCGAGCACTTTGGGTGTGGGTAGCAGCGAGAATAGGATCAAAAATCTCTCTCTGAATGCCGCAGCCGCGTGGGATATCGGGTCACACACGCTGCTAAATCTCGATTTATTCTATAGTAGAGCGAAAACAGATACGGCAGGCACAAACGGAATTTTCGTAACAAATTCCGGCTATGAACTGTTGCCGGTTGACGAGCTCAACGGCGAGCAGCGGTATGCTGCTGTATGGCAAGGCGCCGACGGACGCCTTACTGGCAGTGTCGCCCGGTCGGTTGGCTTCTCTAAGCGTTCATCCGAAACATTAGTCCTCAATTTCAAGGGTGAAACCAATGTCGATTCTTGGCAGATAAAATATCGTGGGGGATATACAAAGGGTGAAAGAAAGATTCCTTACGCCGCGGGTATCAGCAATCAATCGCTGTCATTATCTTTTTCTCCTGACATGCTATTGCCCACCATCTCGGGTAATCGGATTGCCGGCAGGATCGTCTCGGCGTTTGCACCAGCTTCGCTCAATGCCGTCGACGGGCCGGGCCTCACTGAAGAAGGCTTTAACCTTTTAAATAATTTTCAATCTATTAACCATTTTGCGACTCAGTTCAATGCTTCTGCCGGCAAGAATGAGCGAGTGATGATCGCAGGCGACGTCAAGCGCGAATTCGATGGGAGTGCGCTGCAATACATTCAGGTCGGCGCATTTTACGAGGATTCTTCCAATTCTTTCGATACTTTGGAATCAACACGTTGGATTGGATTTGTCCCACTTTCAAGTCTTGGAATTGAACTCGATGACGGTGAGGTTAATCCACGGTATGGTAATTTTCGTCAACTGGATGTTGCCAGTGCAAAGGCGCACTTCCTGAAGTTGTACCAAGGTGGCAGTGCAACCGGACTCAACAAAAGGTCATCGATCATTGATCCACGGACGCTTGAGGACGGGACGAGTGAGCAAAACCTAGCGGCCTATCTGCAGTCGGCCATGCAACTAGGAAAATTCGATGTTATCGGCGGATTTCGTCTTGAGCGCTTCAATACCTCTTCAACCAGTTTGTACGGCGCAGACATATTTGACGAGTCTGGCATCGAAGATATTGCGTTTACGGAAGCAAACCGTAGGCTCGAGACGCTGAGCGCCTCGACGACCAATATCCTTCCACGCCTAATGATAAATTTCCGGCCCATGGAGAATGTTGTAGCGCGCTTTGGATATTACACATCAATCGCTCGCCCAAGAATAGATTTACTGAATAGTCAGATACAATCTACTCTACTTCAGCAACCAATATATGGCCCGAATGGAAATCAGCCATATCTTCTGGTTGTTCAGGGAAATCCGGATCTTAAATCTGCTACCACCCAAAATTTTGATATATCTCTTGAATGGTATTTCGATAACGTTGGTGCGGTAAAAATTGGGGCGTTTTATAAGCCGACGAAAAATTCGATTTTTTCAAATCCTTTCATAGTAAGTGAAGAAGTTCTGTCAGATATTTTGCCGAATGATCCTCGATATGACGATCCAAATATCTATGTGAGATTCGAAAAACCTGAAAATTCAAAATATAAATCATGGATATGGGGGCTAGAGGCTTCGGTGGAGCGCCGCCTTGATTTCCTTGGTGAGGCGTTGAAAGATTTTCGTATATATGCTAACGCAGTGTATACAAAAAGTAGAATTACTTCTACATTCTTTTATGCTCTTTCTCCGACAAATAGTGTAGTAATAGATGATCTCCGATACCCAAGTAATCCGAAATTTTCGGGTACTGTATCTGCGCGATACACTAAGGGAAGGCTTGACGCCAATTTGACTTACACATGGCAGGGTCGTCAGACAGGCGCTGGAGTTGCCCGAGGTGATTTCACGAATGCGATTTCAACTCTGGATGCGCGAGTCCAGTTTGAAACCAAATTGCTCGGGTCCGACCTGCGCTTGTTTCTCGAAGGTGCTGATCTGCTGCATGGCACAGGTTATGCCAAGGTGTCCTTTTCAAACCAATTTGGTCCCGACGCTGGCTATCGCTACGCTGAGGGTTACACCGGAGGTCGGACGTTGCGTGCCGGAATGACGGTCAGTTTCTGA